CCAACATGCTCACGAGTGCGGCGATCCTCCAGGTGGGAGGCCAGCAGGGCTACCTCTTCGGCCATGGCGCCGATGATGCCAATCTTTTTCATGCGTGTGTCGCCTTGGTCATCGGATCAGTCAAAAATGAGCTGCCATTCGTCGCGCTTGGCGAGGAAGCCGCGAGCGATCTCTTTGGCGCCTTCGAGGCTGTGGCTAGCGGCCCACCCGCACTGCATCTCGTTACAGGCCGGCACTTCCTTGGCCTCGAGTACGTCCTCGAGCGTCTTTTCGATCAGCGTGAGGATGCCGTCGTAGTCGTCGTGGTTGATCATCGCCCAGTAGAAACCGGTCTGACAGCCCATCGGGCTGATGTCGACGACCTTGTCGGTGTGGTTGCGCGACATTTCTGCCATCAGGTGTTCCAGGGAGTGCAGCCCCGGCATGTCCATGTGGTTCTGGTTCGGCTGGCAGATGCGCATGTCGTACTTGTAGATCTCGTCGCCATGCAGGCCGACGGTAACGCCGGCCAGGCGGACGTAGGGCGCTTTGACCTTGGTGTGGTCGAGATTGAAACTTTCGACGTTCATCTTCTGGTCGCTCATGTCACCTGACCTCGTCTAGCAAGTTGATTAGCTATTCCCCCAGTGACGAAACCACTAGGGCGAAAAAAGGGGATTCTAACGCAATGAGCCGGCTGGCGC
Above is a window of Halomonas sp. I5-271120 DNA encoding:
- a CDS encoding S-ribosylhomocysteine lyase yields the protein MSDQKMNVESFNLDHTKVKAPYVRLAGVTVGLHGDEIYKYDMRICQPNQNHMDMPGLHSLEHLMAEMSRNHTDKVVDISPMGCQTGFYWAMINHDDYDGILTLIEKTLEDVLEAKEVPACNEMQCGWAASHSLEGAKEIARGFLAKRDEWQLIFD